From the genome of Eucalyptus grandis isolate ANBG69807.140 chromosome 2, ASM1654582v1, whole genome shotgun sequence, one region includes:
- the LOC104420802 gene encoding probable C-terminal domain small phosphatase: MAVTNATENKNVEKLFQVQTAEKHVSHVDKEIEAASNCNGEASVNSGLVSLCEHSNGNGAKVNRQIDEGNPLSELLVSEDDIKSDININKGSMPRQIPDISSERTSVEPSRKKLLILDLNGLLASIIPDVGLGCKPDLIVSRKAVFKRPFVDDFVQFCFEKFAVGVWSSRTKRNVDPVVDFLMGDSKGKLLFCWDQSHCTITKFTTIENRDKPLVLKELRKLWDKLEPNLPWEKGVYNESNTLLLDDSPYKALRNPANTGIFPYSYRYTDAKDNSLGPGGDLRVYLESLALADDVRKYVEQNPFGQRAITNSNPSWNYYKRVLASDPSEDANSILK, from the exons ATGGCTGTGACCAATGCTACAGAAAACAAGAATGTTGAAAAGCTTTTCCAGGTTCAAACGGCAGAAAAGCATGTGTCTCATGttgataaagaaattgaagctgCATCCAATTGCAATGGAGAAGCTTCAGTTAATTCTGGGCTTGTTTCTTTGTGTGAGCACTCAAATGGGAATGGTGCCAAGGTAAATAGGCAGATCGATGAAGGAAATCCTTTGTCAGAATTGTTGGTGTCTGAAGATGATATCAAATCAGATATTAATATCAACAAAGGAAGCATGCCTCGGCAAATTCCGGATATATCGTCAGAGAGGACTAGTGTTGAACCTTCTAGAAAGAAGCTTCTTATACTTGATCTGAATGGACTCTTGGCAAGTATAATTCCAGATGTTGGCTTAGGATGTAAACCAGACTTAATTGTGTCAAGAAAAGCAG TATTCAAAAGGCcctttgttgatgattttgtacAGTTTTGCTTTGAGAAATTTGCTGTTGGGGTTTGGTCTTCAAGGACAAA GAGAAATGTGGATCCAGTTGTAGACTTTCTTATGGGCGACTCCAaagggaaattgcttttctGTTGG GATCAGTCTCACTGTACCATAACAAAGTTCACTACCATCGAGAACAGGGATAAGCCCCTGGTTTTGAAGGAACTTAGGAAATTGTGGGATAAGCTCGAGCCTAATCTTCCATGGGAGAAGGGAGTGTATAATGAGTCAAACACTTTGTTGTTGGATGATTCTCCGTACAAAGCCCTTCGCAATCCG GCAAACACTGGAATATTTCCCTACTCATACCGCTATACAGATGCCAAAGACAATTCTTTAG GACCTGGAGGTGACCTGCGGGTCTACCTAGAAAGCTTAGCTTTGGCTGACGATGTTAGGAAGTATGTGGAGCAGAATCCATTTGGTCAAAGAGCAATCACAAATTCAAATCCATCCTGGAACTATTATAAGAGGGTTTTAGCTTCAGACCCATCTGAAGATGCTAATTCTATATTGAAGTGA
- the LOC104420739 gene encoding uncharacterized protein LOC104420739 isoform X6 yields the protein MGDSKRKLLFCWTIKKEQGLLFSSSSVWLQDQSHCTMTKFSTLEKRDKPLVLKELRKLWDKLEPNLPWEKGAYNESNTLLLDDSPYKALRNPANTGIFPYSYHYRDAKDNSIGPGGDLRVYLESLALADDVRKYVEQNPFGQRAITNSNPSWNYYKRVLASHPPEDATSISNHALVDGIGIGSVGSRQTTSSPKSATWMDRALPHIGGDRYDPLFDRIEPSSSSVKKVECAHKGESVYDSDVILRTSDSKTPVDVEENNKRKEIGVFAPPISVDDDGFGDTAGVEVGAVEYVSASNFIDAADATEVEMEIDQIKSTGKSKKHKDSRSMKPFKIALVDFVKEVLRPSWRRGNMSKEAYKTILKKTVDKVTGTMKSHHIPKSRAEINHYIDSSQRKLTKLVMRYVDKYVDV from the exons ATGGGCGACtccaaaagaaaattgcttTTCTGTTGG ACCATTAAGAAAGAGCAAGGGCTACTTTTCAGTTCCTCATCAGTTTGGT TACAGGATCAGTCTCACTGTACTATGACAAAGTTCTCTACCCTCGAGAAGAGGGATAAGCCCCTGGTTTTGAAGGAACTTAGGAAATTGTGGGATAAGCTCGAGCCTAATCTTCCATGGGAGAAAGGAGCGTATAATGAGTCAAACACTTTGTTGTTGGATGATTCTCCATACAAAGCCCTTCGCAATCCG GCAAACACTGGAATATTTCCCTATTCATACCACTATAGAGATGCCAAAGACAATTCTATAG GACCTGGAGGTGACCTGCGGGTCTACCTAGAAAGCTTAGCTTTGGCCGACGATGTTAGGAAGTATGTGGAGCAGAATCCATTTGGTCAAAGAGCAATCACAAATTCAAATCCATCCTGGAACTATTATAAGAGGGTGTTAGCTTCGCACCCACCTGAAGATGCTACTTCTATATCGAA TCATGCATTGGTTGATGGAATCGGCATCGGCAGTGTTGGATCAAGACAAACAACTTCCTCACCAAAATCTGCCACGTGGATGGACCGGGCTTTACCACATATTGGTGGTGATCGATATGATCCACTTTTTGACAGGATTGAACCCTCTTCAAGTTCAGTCAAGAAAGTTGAATGTGCACATAAGGGGGAATCAGTTTACGATAGCGATGTCATTTTGAGGACCAGTGATTCAAAAACGCCAGTAGATGTGGAAGAgaacaataaaaggaaagagattGGAGTCTTTGCTCCACCCATATCCGTAGATGATGATGGGTTTGGTGATACTGCAGGCGTGGAAGTTGGTGCAGTTGAGTATGTGAGCGCCAGTAATTTTATTGATGCAGCAGATGCGACTGAGGTTGAGATGGAGATTGATCAGATTAAATCCACtgggaagagcaagaagcacaaGGATTCTAGGTCAATGAAGCCTTTCAAAATTGCCCTTGTGGATTTTGTGAAGGAAGTCCTACGGCCATCATGGCGGCGAGGGAATATGAGCAAAGAGGCATATAAGACCATCTTGAAGAAAACTGTTGACAAAGTAACTGGAACTATGAAGAGCCACCACATTCCGAAATCTCGAGCAGAGATAAATCACTACATTGATTCTTCACAACGCAAGCTGACAAAACTTGTGATG CGATATGTTGATAAGTATGTCGACGTGTAG
- the LOC104420739 gene encoding uncharacterized protein LOC104420739 isoform X1, whose product MPWQIPDISLERTSIGPSRKKLLILDLNGLLADIIPYVGLGCKPDLIVSRKAVFKRPFVDDFVQFCFEKFAVGVWSSRTNYSFYRRNVDPVVDFIMGDSKRKLLFCWTIKKEQGLLFSSSSVWLQDQSHCTMTKFSTLEKRDKPLVLKELRKLWDKLEPNLPWEKGAYNESNTLLLDDSPYKALRNPANTGIFPYSYHYRDAKDNSIGPGGDLRVYLESLALADDVRKYVEQNPFGQRAITNSNPSWNYYKRVLASHPPEDATSISNHALVDGIGIGSVGSRQTTSSPKSATWMDRALPHIGGDRYDPLFDRIEPSSSSVKKVECAHKGESVYDSDVILRTSDSKTPVDVEENNKRKEIGVFAPPISVDDDGFGDTAGVEVGAVEYVSASNFIDAADATEVEMEIDQIKSTGKSKKHKDSRSMKPFKIALVDFVKEVLRPSWRRGNMSKEAYKTILKKTVDKVTGTMKSHHIPKSRAEINHYIDSSQRKLTKLVMRYVDKYVDV is encoded by the exons ATGCCTTGGCAAATTCCGGATATATCGTTAGAGAGGACTAGCATTGGACCTTCTAGAAAAAAGCTTCTTATACTTGATCTGAATGGACTGTTGGCAGATATAATTCCATATGTTGGCTTGGGATGTAAACCAGACTTAATTGTGTCAAGAAAAGCAG TATTCAAAAGGCcctttgttgatgattttgtacAATTTTGCTTTGAGAAATTTGCTGTTGGGGTTTGGTCTTCAAGGACAAA TTATTCATTTTACAGGAGAAATGTGGATCCAGTTGTAGACTTTATTATGGGCGACtccaaaagaaaattgcttTTCTGTTGG ACCATTAAGAAAGAGCAAGGGCTACTTTTCAGTTCCTCATCAGTTTGGT TACAGGATCAGTCTCACTGTACTATGACAAAGTTCTCTACCCTCGAGAAGAGGGATAAGCCCCTGGTTTTGAAGGAACTTAGGAAATTGTGGGATAAGCTCGAGCCTAATCTTCCATGGGAGAAAGGAGCGTATAATGAGTCAAACACTTTGTTGTTGGATGATTCTCCATACAAAGCCCTTCGCAATCCG GCAAACACTGGAATATTTCCCTATTCATACCACTATAGAGATGCCAAAGACAATTCTATAG GACCTGGAGGTGACCTGCGGGTCTACCTAGAAAGCTTAGCTTTGGCCGACGATGTTAGGAAGTATGTGGAGCAGAATCCATTTGGTCAAAGAGCAATCACAAATTCAAATCCATCCTGGAACTATTATAAGAGGGTGTTAGCTTCGCACCCACCTGAAGATGCTACTTCTATATCGAA TCATGCATTGGTTGATGGAATCGGCATCGGCAGTGTTGGATCAAGACAAACAACTTCCTCACCAAAATCTGCCACGTGGATGGACCGGGCTTTACCACATATTGGTGGTGATCGATATGATCCACTTTTTGACAGGATTGAACCCTCTTCAAGTTCAGTCAAGAAAGTTGAATGTGCACATAAGGGGGAATCAGTTTACGATAGCGATGTCATTTTGAGGACCAGTGATTCAAAAACGCCAGTAGATGTGGAAGAgaacaataaaaggaaagagattGGAGTCTTTGCTCCACCCATATCCGTAGATGATGATGGGTTTGGTGATACTGCAGGCGTGGAAGTTGGTGCAGTTGAGTATGTGAGCGCCAGTAATTTTATTGATGCAGCAGATGCGACTGAGGTTGAGATGGAGATTGATCAGATTAAATCCACtgggaagagcaagaagcacaaGGATTCTAGGTCAATGAAGCCTTTCAAAATTGCCCTTGTGGATTTTGTGAAGGAAGTCCTACGGCCATCATGGCGGCGAGGGAATATGAGCAAAGAGGCATATAAGACCATCTTGAAGAAAACTGTTGACAAAGTAACTGGAACTATGAAGAGCCACCACATTCCGAAATCTCGAGCAGAGATAAATCACTACATTGATTCTTCACAACGCAAGCTGACAAAACTTGTGATG CGATATGTTGATAAGTATGTCGACGTGTAG
- the LOC104420739 gene encoding uncharacterized protein LOC104420739 isoform X5 encodes MPWQIPDISLERTSIGPSRKKLLILDLNGLLADIIPYVGLGCKPDLIVSRKAVFKRPFVDDFVQFCFEKFAVGVWSSRTKRNVDPVVDFIMGDSKRKLLFCWDQSHCTMTKFSTLEKRDKPLVLKELRKLWDKLEPNLPWEKGAYNESNTLLLDDSPYKALRNPANTGIFPYSYHYRDAKDNSIGPGGDLRVYLESLALADDVRKYVEQNPFGQRAITNSNPSWNYYKRVLASHPPEDATSISNHALVDGIGIGSVGSRQTTSSPKSATWMDRALPHIGGDRYDPLFDRIEPSSSSVKKVECAHKGESVYDSDVILRTSDSKTPVDVEENNKRKEIGVFAPPISVDDDGFGDTAGVEVGAVEYVSASNFIDAADATEVEMEIDQIKSTGKSKKHKDSRSMKPFKIALVDFVKEVLRPSWRRGNMSKEAYKTILKKTVDKVTGTMKSHHIPKSRAEINHYIDSSQRKLTKLVMRYVDKYVDV; translated from the exons ATGCCTTGGCAAATTCCGGATATATCGTTAGAGAGGACTAGCATTGGACCTTCTAGAAAAAAGCTTCTTATACTTGATCTGAATGGACTGTTGGCAGATATAATTCCATATGTTGGCTTGGGATGTAAACCAGACTTAATTGTGTCAAGAAAAGCAG TATTCAAAAGGCcctttgttgatgattttgtacAATTTTGCTTTGAGAAATTTGCTGTTGGGGTTTGGTCTTCAAGGACAAA GAGAAATGTGGATCCAGTTGTAGACTTTATTATGGGCGACtccaaaagaaaattgcttTTCTGTTGG GATCAGTCTCACTGTACTATGACAAAGTTCTCTACCCTCGAGAAGAGGGATAAGCCCCTGGTTTTGAAGGAACTTAGGAAATTGTGGGATAAGCTCGAGCCTAATCTTCCATGGGAGAAAGGAGCGTATAATGAGTCAAACACTTTGTTGTTGGATGATTCTCCATACAAAGCCCTTCGCAATCCG GCAAACACTGGAATATTTCCCTATTCATACCACTATAGAGATGCCAAAGACAATTCTATAG GACCTGGAGGTGACCTGCGGGTCTACCTAGAAAGCTTAGCTTTGGCCGACGATGTTAGGAAGTATGTGGAGCAGAATCCATTTGGTCAAAGAGCAATCACAAATTCAAATCCATCCTGGAACTATTATAAGAGGGTGTTAGCTTCGCACCCACCTGAAGATGCTACTTCTATATCGAA TCATGCATTGGTTGATGGAATCGGCATCGGCAGTGTTGGATCAAGACAAACAACTTCCTCACCAAAATCTGCCACGTGGATGGACCGGGCTTTACCACATATTGGTGGTGATCGATATGATCCACTTTTTGACAGGATTGAACCCTCTTCAAGTTCAGTCAAGAAAGTTGAATGTGCACATAAGGGGGAATCAGTTTACGATAGCGATGTCATTTTGAGGACCAGTGATTCAAAAACGCCAGTAGATGTGGAAGAgaacaataaaaggaaagagattGGAGTCTTTGCTCCACCCATATCCGTAGATGATGATGGGTTTGGTGATACTGCAGGCGTGGAAGTTGGTGCAGTTGAGTATGTGAGCGCCAGTAATTTTATTGATGCAGCAGATGCGACTGAGGTTGAGATGGAGATTGATCAGATTAAATCCACtgggaagagcaagaagcacaaGGATTCTAGGTCAATGAAGCCTTTCAAAATTGCCCTTGTGGATTTTGTGAAGGAAGTCCTACGGCCATCATGGCGGCGAGGGAATATGAGCAAAGAGGCATATAAGACCATCTTGAAGAAAACTGTTGACAAAGTAACTGGAACTATGAAGAGCCACCACATTCCGAAATCTCGAGCAGAGATAAATCACTACATTGATTCTTCACAACGCAAGCTGACAAAACTTGTGATG CGATATGTTGATAAGTATGTCGACGTGTAG
- the LOC104420739 gene encoding uncharacterized protein LOC104420739 isoform X2, whose amino-acid sequence MPWQIPDISLERTSIGPSRKKLLILDLNGLLADIIPYVGLGCKPDLIVSRKAVFKRPFVDDFVQFCFEKFAVGVWSSRTKRNVDPVVDFIMGDSKRKLLFCWTIKKEQGLLFSSSSVWLQDQSHCTMTKFSTLEKRDKPLVLKELRKLWDKLEPNLPWEKGAYNESNTLLLDDSPYKALRNPANTGIFPYSYHYRDAKDNSIGPGGDLRVYLESLALADDVRKYVEQNPFGQRAITNSNPSWNYYKRVLASHPPEDATSISNHALVDGIGIGSVGSRQTTSSPKSATWMDRALPHIGGDRYDPLFDRIEPSSSSVKKVECAHKGESVYDSDVILRTSDSKTPVDVEENNKRKEIGVFAPPISVDDDGFGDTAGVEVGAVEYVSASNFIDAADATEVEMEIDQIKSTGKSKKHKDSRSMKPFKIALVDFVKEVLRPSWRRGNMSKEAYKTILKKTVDKVTGTMKSHHIPKSRAEINHYIDSSQRKLTKLVMRYVDKYVDV is encoded by the exons ATGCCTTGGCAAATTCCGGATATATCGTTAGAGAGGACTAGCATTGGACCTTCTAGAAAAAAGCTTCTTATACTTGATCTGAATGGACTGTTGGCAGATATAATTCCATATGTTGGCTTGGGATGTAAACCAGACTTAATTGTGTCAAGAAAAGCAG TATTCAAAAGGCcctttgttgatgattttgtacAATTTTGCTTTGAGAAATTTGCTGTTGGGGTTTGGTCTTCAAGGACAAA GAGAAATGTGGATCCAGTTGTAGACTTTATTATGGGCGACtccaaaagaaaattgcttTTCTGTTGG ACCATTAAGAAAGAGCAAGGGCTACTTTTCAGTTCCTCATCAGTTTGGT TACAGGATCAGTCTCACTGTACTATGACAAAGTTCTCTACCCTCGAGAAGAGGGATAAGCCCCTGGTTTTGAAGGAACTTAGGAAATTGTGGGATAAGCTCGAGCCTAATCTTCCATGGGAGAAAGGAGCGTATAATGAGTCAAACACTTTGTTGTTGGATGATTCTCCATACAAAGCCCTTCGCAATCCG GCAAACACTGGAATATTTCCCTATTCATACCACTATAGAGATGCCAAAGACAATTCTATAG GACCTGGAGGTGACCTGCGGGTCTACCTAGAAAGCTTAGCTTTGGCCGACGATGTTAGGAAGTATGTGGAGCAGAATCCATTTGGTCAAAGAGCAATCACAAATTCAAATCCATCCTGGAACTATTATAAGAGGGTGTTAGCTTCGCACCCACCTGAAGATGCTACTTCTATATCGAA TCATGCATTGGTTGATGGAATCGGCATCGGCAGTGTTGGATCAAGACAAACAACTTCCTCACCAAAATCTGCCACGTGGATGGACCGGGCTTTACCACATATTGGTGGTGATCGATATGATCCACTTTTTGACAGGATTGAACCCTCTTCAAGTTCAGTCAAGAAAGTTGAATGTGCACATAAGGGGGAATCAGTTTACGATAGCGATGTCATTTTGAGGACCAGTGATTCAAAAACGCCAGTAGATGTGGAAGAgaacaataaaaggaaagagattGGAGTCTTTGCTCCACCCATATCCGTAGATGATGATGGGTTTGGTGATACTGCAGGCGTGGAAGTTGGTGCAGTTGAGTATGTGAGCGCCAGTAATTTTATTGATGCAGCAGATGCGACTGAGGTTGAGATGGAGATTGATCAGATTAAATCCACtgggaagagcaagaagcacaaGGATTCTAGGTCAATGAAGCCTTTCAAAATTGCCCTTGTGGATTTTGTGAAGGAAGTCCTACGGCCATCATGGCGGCGAGGGAATATGAGCAAAGAGGCATATAAGACCATCTTGAAGAAAACTGTTGACAAAGTAACTGGAACTATGAAGAGCCACCACATTCCGAAATCTCGAGCAGAGATAAATCACTACATTGATTCTTCACAACGCAAGCTGACAAAACTTGTGATG CGATATGTTGATAAGTATGTCGACGTGTAG
- the LOC104420739 gene encoding uncharacterized protein LOC104420739 isoform X4: MPWQIPDISLERTSIGPSRKKLLILDLNGLLADIIPYVGLGCKPDLIVSRKAVFKRPFVDDFVQFCFEKFAVGVWSSRTNYSFYRRNVDPVVDFIMGDSKRKLLFCWDQSHCTMTKFSTLEKRDKPLVLKELRKLWDKLEPNLPWEKGAYNESNTLLLDDSPYKALRNPANTGIFPYSYHYRDAKDNSIGPGGDLRVYLESLALADDVRKYVEQNPFGQRAITNSNPSWNYYKRVLASHPPEDATSISNHALVDGIGIGSVGSRQTTSSPKSATWMDRALPHIGGDRYDPLFDRIEPSSSSVKKVECAHKGESVYDSDVILRTSDSKTPVDVEENNKRKEIGVFAPPISVDDDGFGDTAGVEVGAVEYVSASNFIDAADATEVEMEIDQIKSTGKSKKHKDSRSMKPFKIALVDFVKEVLRPSWRRGNMSKEAYKTILKKTVDKVTGTMKSHHIPKSRAEINHYIDSSQRKLTKLVMRYVDKYVDV, from the exons ATGCCTTGGCAAATTCCGGATATATCGTTAGAGAGGACTAGCATTGGACCTTCTAGAAAAAAGCTTCTTATACTTGATCTGAATGGACTGTTGGCAGATATAATTCCATATGTTGGCTTGGGATGTAAACCAGACTTAATTGTGTCAAGAAAAGCAG TATTCAAAAGGCcctttgttgatgattttgtacAATTTTGCTTTGAGAAATTTGCTGTTGGGGTTTGGTCTTCAAGGACAAA TTATTCATTTTACAGGAGAAATGTGGATCCAGTTGTAGACTTTATTATGGGCGACtccaaaagaaaattgcttTTCTGTTGG GATCAGTCTCACTGTACTATGACAAAGTTCTCTACCCTCGAGAAGAGGGATAAGCCCCTGGTTTTGAAGGAACTTAGGAAATTGTGGGATAAGCTCGAGCCTAATCTTCCATGGGAGAAAGGAGCGTATAATGAGTCAAACACTTTGTTGTTGGATGATTCTCCATACAAAGCCCTTCGCAATCCG GCAAACACTGGAATATTTCCCTATTCATACCACTATAGAGATGCCAAAGACAATTCTATAG GACCTGGAGGTGACCTGCGGGTCTACCTAGAAAGCTTAGCTTTGGCCGACGATGTTAGGAAGTATGTGGAGCAGAATCCATTTGGTCAAAGAGCAATCACAAATTCAAATCCATCCTGGAACTATTATAAGAGGGTGTTAGCTTCGCACCCACCTGAAGATGCTACTTCTATATCGAA TCATGCATTGGTTGATGGAATCGGCATCGGCAGTGTTGGATCAAGACAAACAACTTCCTCACCAAAATCTGCCACGTGGATGGACCGGGCTTTACCACATATTGGTGGTGATCGATATGATCCACTTTTTGACAGGATTGAACCCTCTTCAAGTTCAGTCAAGAAAGTTGAATGTGCACATAAGGGGGAATCAGTTTACGATAGCGATGTCATTTTGAGGACCAGTGATTCAAAAACGCCAGTAGATGTGGAAGAgaacaataaaaggaaagagattGGAGTCTTTGCTCCACCCATATCCGTAGATGATGATGGGTTTGGTGATACTGCAGGCGTGGAAGTTGGTGCAGTTGAGTATGTGAGCGCCAGTAATTTTATTGATGCAGCAGATGCGACTGAGGTTGAGATGGAGATTGATCAGATTAAATCCACtgggaagagcaagaagcacaaGGATTCTAGGTCAATGAAGCCTTTCAAAATTGCCCTTGTGGATTTTGTGAAGGAAGTCCTACGGCCATCATGGCGGCGAGGGAATATGAGCAAAGAGGCATATAAGACCATCTTGAAGAAAACTGTTGACAAAGTAACTGGAACTATGAAGAGCCACCACATTCCGAAATCTCGAGCAGAGATAAATCACTACATTGATTCTTCACAACGCAAGCTGACAAAACTTGTGATG CGATATGTTGATAAGTATGTCGACGTGTAG
- the LOC104420739 gene encoding uncharacterized protein LOC104420739 isoform X3 yields the protein MPWQIPDISLERTSIGPSRKKLLILDLNGLLADIIPYVGLGCKPDLIVSRKAVFKRPFVDDFVQFCFEKFAVGVWSSRTNYSFYRRNVDPVVDFIMGDSKRKLLFCWTIKKEQGLLFSSSSVWLQDQSHCTMTKFSTLEKRDKPLVLKELRKLWDKLEPNLPWEKGAYNESNTLLLDDSPYKALRNPANTGIFPYSYHYRDAKDNSIGPGGDLRVYLESLALADDVRKYVEQNPFGQRAITNSNPSWNYYKRVLASHPPEDATSISNVGSRQTTSSPKSATWMDRALPHIGGDRYDPLFDRIEPSSSSVKKVECAHKGESVYDSDVILRTSDSKTPVDVEENNKRKEIGVFAPPISVDDDGFGDTAGVEVGAVEYVSASNFIDAADATEVEMEIDQIKSTGKSKKHKDSRSMKPFKIALVDFVKEVLRPSWRRGNMSKEAYKTILKKTVDKVTGTMKSHHIPKSRAEINHYIDSSQRKLTKLVMRYVDKYVDV from the exons ATGCCTTGGCAAATTCCGGATATATCGTTAGAGAGGACTAGCATTGGACCTTCTAGAAAAAAGCTTCTTATACTTGATCTGAATGGACTGTTGGCAGATATAATTCCATATGTTGGCTTGGGATGTAAACCAGACTTAATTGTGTCAAGAAAAGCAG TATTCAAAAGGCcctttgttgatgattttgtacAATTTTGCTTTGAGAAATTTGCTGTTGGGGTTTGGTCTTCAAGGACAAA TTATTCATTTTACAGGAGAAATGTGGATCCAGTTGTAGACTTTATTATGGGCGACtccaaaagaaaattgcttTTCTGTTGG ACCATTAAGAAAGAGCAAGGGCTACTTTTCAGTTCCTCATCAGTTTGGT TACAGGATCAGTCTCACTGTACTATGACAAAGTTCTCTACCCTCGAGAAGAGGGATAAGCCCCTGGTTTTGAAGGAACTTAGGAAATTGTGGGATAAGCTCGAGCCTAATCTTCCATGGGAGAAAGGAGCGTATAATGAGTCAAACACTTTGTTGTTGGATGATTCTCCATACAAAGCCCTTCGCAATCCG GCAAACACTGGAATATTTCCCTATTCATACCACTATAGAGATGCCAAAGACAATTCTATAG GACCTGGAGGTGACCTGCGGGTCTACCTAGAAAGCTTAGCTTTGGCCGACGATGTTAGGAAGTATGTGGAGCAGAATCCATTTGGTCAAAGAGCAATCACAAATTCAAATCCATCCTGGAACTATTATAAGAGGGTGTTAGCTTCGCACCCACCTGAAGATGCTACTTCTATATCGAA TGTTGGATCAAGACAAACAACTTCCTCACCAAAATCTGCCACGTGGATGGACCGGGCTTTACCACATATTGGTGGTGATCGATATGATCCACTTTTTGACAGGATTGAACCCTCTTCAAGTTCAGTCAAGAAAGTTGAATGTGCACATAAGGGGGAATCAGTTTACGATAGCGATGTCATTTTGAGGACCAGTGATTCAAAAACGCCAGTAGATGTGGAAGAgaacaataaaaggaaagagattGGAGTCTTTGCTCCACCCATATCCGTAGATGATGATGGGTTTGGTGATACTGCAGGCGTGGAAGTTGGTGCAGTTGAGTATGTGAGCGCCAGTAATTTTATTGATGCAGCAGATGCGACTGAGGTTGAGATGGAGATTGATCAGATTAAATCCACtgggaagagcaagaagcacaaGGATTCTAGGTCAATGAAGCCTTTCAAAATTGCCCTTGTGGATTTTGTGAAGGAAGTCCTACGGCCATCATGGCGGCGAGGGAATATGAGCAAAGAGGCATATAAGACCATCTTGAAGAAAACTGTTGACAAAGTAACTGGAACTATGAAGAGCCACCACATTCCGAAATCTCGAGCAGAGATAAATCACTACATTGATTCTTCACAACGCAAGCTGACAAAACTTGTGATG CGATATGTTGATAAGTATGTCGACGTGTAG
- the LOC120290454 gene encoding uncharacterized protein LOC120290454, which translates to MEAEPCSGSSSVVDKKRKRKREESNRNVSNLGMDKENYFPEKNSSLNVIISLPSPADSSSALLNVIISLPSSADSKAQPCNELNPLPANRKKKKKKKKRKIQETSTTQGDTGAEVPCSVLQANELDVKYNITCSSGNSHQILEHEKIRPTGDANCLTKRQMKRRRRESCGGGKKEAKAKEKVSGKSDTLTKIPNDVPQIAELDENTLKEFSSTCVKQSDIEKNLCSLEKEDVHGEAHTLLSDFSSMSTSSKKKSVKKLKTDHRKKPSSKLTTGSADISEDLVHKETSFHSDEARISRLSDSKPEQVEERIQVTLAQASIKTSKAGASVDSGRVSS; encoded by the coding sequence ATGGAGGCAGAGCCGTGCAGTGGTAGTAGCTCAGTAGTggacaagaagagaaaaaggaagagggaggagagTAATAGAAATGTTTCAAATCTTGGGATGGATAAAGAGAATTATTTTCCAGAGAAAAATTCATCGTTGAATGTGATTATTTCTTTACCTTCCCCAGCTGATTCAAGCTCAGCCCTGCTGAATGTGATTATTTCTTTACCTTCCTCAGCTGATTCTAAGGCTCAGCCATGCAATGAATTAAATCCTTTACCTGCaaacagaaagaagaagaaaaagaagaagaaaagaaagatccaGGAAACAAGCACTACTCAAGGTGATACTGGTGCAGAAGTCCCATGTTCTGTACTGCAAGCTAATGAGCTGGACgttaaatataatataacatgttCCTCTGGCAATTCCCATCAAATATTGGAACATGAGAAGATCCGACCAACTGGTGACGCAAACTGCCTTACCAAAAGGCAaatgaaaagaaggagaagagaaagttgtggaggagggaaaaaagaggCAAAAGCCAAGGAGAAGGTCTCTGGGAAGAGTGATACGCTCACTAAAATCCCAAATGATGTTCCACAAATCGCTGAATTGGATGAAAATACTCTGAAGGAATTTTCCTCGACCTGTGTTAAGCAAAGCGACATTGAGAAGAATTTGTGTTcattagaaaaagaagatgtACATGGAGAAGCTCATACCTTATTGAGTGATTTCAGCAGTATGAGTACCTcttcaaagaagaaaagtgtcaaaaagcTCAAAACCGATCATAGGAAAAAACCATCATCAAAGTTAACAACAGGAAGTGCGGACATTTCTGAGGACCTTGTACATAAAGAGACTTCCTTTCATTCTGATGAAGCTCGCATCTCTCGTCTTTCAGACAGTAAACCAGAACAAGTAGAAGAAAGGATACAAGTTACATTAGCGCAGGCTTCCATAAAAACTTCGAAAGCAGGGGCTTCAGTTGATTCTGGGCGTGTTTCTTCGTGA